A window of Fluoribacter dumoffii NY 23 contains these coding sequences:
- a CDS encoding nucleoside deaminase, which yields MSVPHERYLDEAIKEARQSLAEGGIPIGAVLVYQGRIIGRGHNQRVQKGSTILHGEMDALENAGRQKAKVYEQSILYTTLSPCAMCSGAILLYKIPYVVIGENQTFMGEEALLKARGVTLEVVQNEECISMMRHFINKNGRLWSEDIGE from the coding sequence ATGTCAGTGCCCCATGAACGCTATCTTGACGAAGCGATAAAAGAAGCCCGCCAAAGTCTAGCTGAGGGAGGAATACCCATTGGTGCAGTACTTGTTTATCAGGGGCGCATTATTGGACGGGGACATAATCAACGGGTTCAAAAAGGCAGCACCATATTACATGGAGAAATGGATGCATTGGAGAATGCAGGCAGACAAAAGGCCAAAGTATATGAACAATCAATTTTATACACCACCCTTTCTCCTTGTGCCATGTGCAGCGGAGCAATTCTCCTTTATAAAATCCCCTATGTGGTCATTGGCGAAAATCAAACCTTTATGGGGGAAGAAGCCCTCTTAAAAGCACGCGGTGTAACCCTAGAGGTGGTGCAGAATGAAGAATGCATCAGCATGATGCGGCATTTCATTAATAAAAATGGTAGGCTATGGAGTGAGGACATAGGCGAATAA
- a CDS encoding DUF1622 domain-containing protein, whose translation MELLSLHSLLLYIQHSISFCGVLVILLGVLAALFRYLSLPFYGAEPAKKMDINQIRLKLGRVLTLGLEFIVAADLIGTTTAPDYYSVGIVASIVLIRTLLSFTLNREINAISKQEYQKDKI comes from the coding sequence ATGGAACTACTAAGCCTGCATTCCCTATTGTTGTATATACAACACAGTATTTCATTTTGTGGGGTACTTGTTATTCTTTTGGGTGTTTTAGCGGCATTATTTCGCTACCTTTCCCTACCCTTTTATGGGGCAGAGCCTGCCAAAAAAATGGATATAAATCAAATCCGTTTAAAGCTGGGAAGGGTATTAACATTAGGTTTGGAGTTTATTGTTGCTGCCGATTTAATAGGAACCACTACAGCCCCCGACTATTATTCCGTAGGTATCGTGGCCAGTATCGTATTAATCCGAACCTTATTAAGCTTTACCTTAAACCGTGAAATTAATGCGATCAGTAAACAGGAGTATCAAAAAGACAAGATATAA
- a CDS encoding helix-turn-helix transcriptional regulator, producing the protein MKAFNNMKMYTSYFEGLYQHVFANTPIYSWGYFYYDLQGRCLQLMSDKALLEIFFKNELFADQIMNATPSDDNFYASDVVNDKLIANSVKETLIDQNYVYFFDIVSHHAEYTEIYTFASVSCVHKANNFILNNMDILKAISQNLAVRGRRLLTKDNTLILPKEFIIEMNSLMESRKGDKGLNLKKIILGQKENSPKLKDMINDTVFDFNALPFNFMSAKELTLKEKEIIYLYYFGFNVQRIADILEISKRTVDKHLENIKKKLECESTGQIIPALLRSNISIDQFIQKPH; encoded by the coding sequence ATGAAGGCCTTTAATAATATGAAAATGTATACTTCCTATTTCGAAGGCCTCTATCAGCATGTATTTGCAAATACCCCTATCTACAGCTGGGGGTATTTTTATTATGATTTACAGGGGCGTTGTTTGCAGTTAATGTCAGATAAAGCGCTTCTTGAAATTTTCTTCAAAAATGAATTATTTGCGGATCAGATTATGAATGCCACCCCTAGTGATGATAATTTTTATGCATCCGATGTGGTTAATGATAAATTGATAGCCAATTCTGTTAAAGAAACTTTGATTGATCAAAATTATGTATATTTTTTCGATATTGTTTCTCATCATGCTGAGTACACTGAAATTTATACTTTTGCATCCGTTTCCTGTGTCCATAAAGCGAATAATTTTATCTTGAATAATATGGATATTTTAAAAGCCATCAGCCAGAATCTTGCTGTGCGGGGAAGACGATTGTTAACCAAAGACAATACTCTCATATTGCCTAAAGAGTTTATCATTGAGATGAATTCGCTTATGGAGTCCCGCAAGGGGGATAAGGGTTTAAATTTAAAGAAAATTATTTTGGGACAAAAAGAAAACTCCCCAAAATTAAAAGATATGATAAATGATACTGTTTTTGATTTTAATGCTTTGCCTTTCAACTTCATGTCTGCAAAAGAGCTTACCTTAAAAGAAAAAGAAATTATTTATCTTTATTACTTTGGTTTTAATGTCCAACGCATTGCAGATATTTTGGAAATATCCAAACGCACTGTAGATAAGCATCTCGAAAATATCAAGAAAAAACTTGAATGTGAAAGTACGGGCCAGATAATTCCTGCCTTGTTACGGTCTAACATTTCTATAGATCAATTTATTCAAAAGCCTCATTGA
- the mltA gene encoding murein transglycosylase A, with protein MSRKLTYIIIGISCLTFGSLGLTLHKKAKFHETSSSSKREIIQTEKAQDNTSHKSAEKIAHTAHKSTETVANMAPKNAKKIADRVHTSANKLATVRKSPEHTPTARKVIMKSNNVALTKVSFEELPGWDTADVKKSLLAFQKSCETFLKQSPSHLISSGHIKLKAQDWHPACKAAVAVDSVSEDSAKAFFEKWFHPIEFTQKKPVKGLFTGYYMPKIKGNLTKSSKYSTPIYGLPKGKYSTSYTREQIDNGALRKKAPVIAWIHSPAERLFLEIEGSGVIQLPNGENIYLGYAGENGAPYTSIAKVMINKGIMSRHNASKAAIIRYLEQHPDKAKEIIQKNKSFVFFEDLKEPMALGAQGMALTPGYSLAVDKKWIPLGAPLWLDTKRPDKNDETNEKQFQRLMIAQDTGGAIRGFMRGDIYWGSGKFAAFLGEHMKNKGHYWLLLPKHILNRLAKKSL; from the coding sequence ATGAGTAGGAAATTAACATACATAATAATCGGTATTAGTTGTCTTACATTCGGTTCGCTTGGACTGACGCTTCACAAGAAAGCGAAGTTCCATGAGACGAGTTCAAGTTCTAAAAGAGAGATTATTCAAACCGAAAAGGCACAAGATAATACCTCACATAAAAGTGCTGAAAAGATTGCCCATACAGCACATAAGAGCACCGAAACAGTTGCGAATATGGCTCCCAAAAATGCTAAAAAAATAGCAGATAGGGTGCATACGAGCGCTAATAAACTTGCCACTGTTAGAAAAAGCCCAGAGCACACACCCACTGCAAGAAAGGTGATTATGAAAAGCAATAATGTTGCTTTAACTAAAGTATCTTTCGAGGAATTGCCTGGTTGGGATACTGCAGATGTAAAAAAATCATTACTCGCCTTTCAGAAATCATGTGAGACATTCTTGAAGCAATCTCCCTCTCATTTGATCAGTTCAGGACATATTAAATTGAAGGCTCAGGATTGGCATCCTGCGTGTAAGGCAGCTGTAGCTGTGGATTCTGTTTCAGAAGATTCAGCAAAAGCGTTTTTTGAAAAGTGGTTCCATCCAATTGAGTTTACCCAAAAAAAACCGGTTAAGGGCTTATTTACAGGCTATTATATGCCTAAAATCAAAGGGAATTTAACAAAAAGTTCTAAATATAGTACACCTATCTATGGCCTCCCCAAAGGCAAATATTCGACATCCTATACCCGCGAGCAAATTGATAACGGAGCTCTTAGGAAAAAGGCACCTGTAATTGCCTGGATTCATAGTCCTGCTGAGCGGCTCTTTTTAGAGATTGAAGGTTCGGGAGTTATTCAACTGCCTAATGGTGAAAATATTTACCTGGGATATGCAGGGGAGAATGGCGCTCCTTATACCTCTATTGCCAAGGTAATGATTAATAAAGGGATTATGAGCCGACATAATGCCTCAAAAGCTGCGATTATACGTTATCTGGAGCAACATCCTGATAAGGCAAAAGAAATCATTCAAAAAAACAAATCTTTCGTTTTTTTCGAGGATTTAAAAGAACCTATGGCTCTTGGTGCACAAGGAATGGCACTTACGCCAGGTTATTCTTTAGCTGTAGATAAGAAATGGATTCCTCTCGGCGCTCCCCTTTGGTTGGATACAAAAAGACCTGATAAAAATGATGAAACGAATGAGAAGCAATTTCAGCGTCTGATGATTGCCCAAGACACGGGTGGTGCGATTCGTGGATTTATGCGAGGCGATATTTATTGGGGCTCGGGTAAGTTTGCAGCATTTCTAGGTGAGCATATGAAAAATAAAGGCCATTATTGGCTCCTGCTCCCCAAACATATTTTAAACCGCCTGGCTAAAAAATCACTTTAA
- a CDS encoding mercuric reductase: MTLKFDVIVLGGGKGGKTLAMDLAKSGHRVAMVEDNQIGGTCINVACIPTKTLVQSAKIAHYCRSASAYGLEATLAPVDFKAIRARKDAVIQAMREANLKQFLDSGMDLMLGKGHFVGPKTIQVALTSPRDGQNVLEITADKIFINTGALPFIPPIPGLDKIKYYTNDSLMNVDEVPEHLLIVGGGYIGLEFAQLFRRLGSQVTVIEADSKFLGREDRDIAEQVYDALTKEGIQFALDTKINTIQAEEGKILINGTQDGNPRPIRGTHLLIAVGRSANTAKLNLEKTGVEVDERGFIKVNDFLETTAEGIWALGDVKGGAQFTHLSLDDYRLVKQNLQNPHNKLSIHGRLIPYTVFLDPELARIGLTETQALGQGYDLKIAKIPAAVIPRAKTQGETTGLLKAIIDAKTDRILGVSIFCAEAGEILGVIQLAMELGMPYQKLRDVMFAHPTLVEGINLWFATIRENGQH; encoded by the coding sequence ATGACATTAAAATTTGATGTAATCGTGTTAGGTGGAGGCAAAGGCGGAAAAACTCTAGCTATGGATTTAGCCAAATCAGGGCACCGAGTAGCTATGGTTGAGGACAATCAGATTGGAGGCACTTGTATCAATGTAGCATGTATACCAACAAAAACCCTCGTGCAATCAGCAAAAATTGCGCATTATTGTCGTTCAGCATCGGCCTATGGTTTGGAGGCAACTCTTGCGCCTGTTGATTTCAAAGCGATTCGTGCCCGAAAAGATGCTGTAATCCAGGCGATGCGGGAAGCTAATTTAAAACAATTTTTGGATTCTGGAATGGATCTCATGTTAGGCAAGGGACACTTCGTGGGACCAAAAACAATCCAGGTAGCCCTCACTTCACCTCGTGATGGGCAAAATGTATTGGAAATTACTGCGGATAAAATCTTTATTAATACCGGGGCCTTACCTTTTATTCCCCCAATTCCCGGTTTGGACAAAATAAAATACTACACGAATGACAGTTTAATGAATGTTGATGAAGTACCCGAGCATTTACTTATTGTAGGTGGGGGCTATATTGGTTTGGAGTTCGCCCAATTATTTCGCCGTCTGGGTTCACAGGTCACAGTGATAGAGGCTGACAGCAAGTTTCTTGGTCGTGAAGACAGAGATATCGCGGAACAGGTTTACGATGCTTTAACCAAAGAAGGCATTCAATTTGCCCTCGATACAAAAATTAATACCATTCAAGCGGAAGAGGGCAAAATACTTATCAATGGAACTCAGGATGGAAATCCAAGGCCCATTCGTGGAACCCATTTACTTATAGCTGTAGGACGTAGTGCGAATACGGCCAAATTAAACCTGGAAAAAACAGGGGTTGAGGTGGATGAACGTGGATTTATTAAAGTAAACGACTTTTTAGAAACAACTGCCGAGGGTATTTGGGCTTTAGGGGATGTCAAAGGCGGAGCACAATTCACGCATTTATCTTTAGATGATTATCGATTAGTAAAGCAAAATCTGCAAAATCCCCACAATAAACTTTCGATTCATGGACGGCTTATTCCCTATACAGTATTTCTCGACCCGGAATTAGCCCGTATTGGCCTGACAGAGACACAAGCCCTTGGTCAAGGTTACGATTTGAAAATAGCAAAAATTCCTGCTGCAGTTATTCCCCGAGCAAAAACCCAGGGGGAAACAACAGGACTTTTAAAAGCAATCATTGATGCCAAAACGGATCGTATTTTAGGGGTATCAATATTTTGTGCCGAAGCAGGGGAAATTCTTGGCGTGATTCAATTGGCTATGGAATTAGGGATGCCTTACCAAAAGTTGCGTGATGTGATGTTTGCGCATCCTACGCTTGTGGAAGGAATTAACCTCTGGTTTGCCACGATAAGAGAAAATGGACAACATTAA
- a CDS encoding DUF4239 domain-containing protein, giving the protein MHSLMNHLFPTFIFLFYLIIFLVLSRTVFRFKLKLNRSAQETATGIVGSIGSLYSIFLGFIVYILWSNYQKTYEFVTTEAAQLYIIAESSRAFPPEIQKNIRESLSAYISSILNEDIVAMSRGEEAQTTQRAGEEIFKVLLQYHPKASVSTFYHSAVFALNKALETRTFRVNMLKTAIPLAWYIIIFLGAFFIIGIYSLESSLQGHPFLYILCIFLAIYMTAITVLSFPFSGYVKILDMPFHRVYKAIYNLPPESGNVISGKSVKNIKWDANYF; this is encoded by the coding sequence ATGCATAGTCTGATGAATCATTTATTCCCTACATTCATCTTTCTTTTCTACCTGATTATTTTTCTTGTGCTAAGTAGGACGGTTTTTCGCTTTAAACTTAAGCTCAACAGGAGCGCGCAAGAAACTGCAACCGGGATTGTAGGAAGTATTGGTTCTCTATACAGTATCTTTTTAGGGTTTATTGTTTATATTTTATGGTCTAATTATCAAAAGACCTATGAATTTGTTACTACCGAAGCCGCTCAATTATATATTATTGCCGAAAGTTCCCGAGCTTTTCCTCCAGAGATTCAAAAAAATATACGGGAAAGCTTATCTGCTTATATCTCCTCCATTTTAAACGAGGACATAGTTGCTATGTCCCGTGGTGAGGAAGCGCAAACAACCCAAAGAGCCGGTGAAGAAATATTTAAGGTACTGTTGCAATATCATCCTAAAGCTTCTGTTTCTACTTTTTACCATTCCGCTGTTTTTGCACTGAATAAAGCACTGGAAACCCGTACTTTCCGGGTGAACATGCTTAAAACAGCAATTCCTTTAGCCTGGTACATTATTATTTTCCTAGGTGCATTTTTTATAATCGGCATTTATTCTTTAGAGTCGAGTTTGCAAGGACATCCTTTTCTTTACATTTTATGTATTTTTCTGGCTATTTACATGACTGCCATAACAGTTCTGAGTTTTCCATTCTCAGGCTATGTAAAGATTTTGGATATGCCTTTTCATCGAGTATATAAAGCAATATATAACCTACCCCCCGAGTCGGGTAATGTAATATCTGGAAAGAGTGTAAAAAATATAAAATGGGATGCGAATTATTTTTAA
- a CDS encoding outer membrane beta-barrel protein yields the protein MRQMIKFGFILGLVASSNAFSADPVEGLYLGLLGQLSHAPNTNFNFNLNGTTYDGSLKLSVVGGGVGTSLGYKIKNFRLEGEFLFNINNYGSLTVGSCTLISPSVLGPNGTCPTEIEESGLGFNGYTMGFYGLFNTFYDFLSSDPNVNFVPYLGVGLGGALLKNHALFHSNNQCISLNSCSPIISETFDSSSNGFAIQGIVGFSYYLDDFTTLGLDFRYLSTVNFNKNNSTTSSNSNNGNYGIGTINLTANFALEKAD from the coding sequence ATGAGACAGATGATTAAATTTGGATTTATATTGGGTTTAGTTGCAAGCAGCAATGCTTTCAGTGCGGATCCGGTTGAAGGATTATATTTGGGTTTACTTGGGCAGCTCAGTCATGCGCCAAATACTAATTTTAATTTTAACCTCAATGGAACTACCTATGATGGCTCGCTCAAGTTAAGTGTAGTGGGTGGCGGGGTTGGTACTTCTTTAGGTTACAAAATAAAAAATTTTCGTTTAGAAGGTGAGTTTCTTTTTAATATTAATAACTATGGAAGCCTTACTGTGGGCTCTTGTACCCTTATCAGTCCTAGTGTGCTAGGTCCTAATGGAACTTGTCCTACGGAAATTGAAGAGTCGGGACTGGGTTTTAATGGCTACACCATGGGTTTTTATGGGCTTTTTAATACCTTTTATGATTTCTTATCCAGTGATCCTAATGTCAATTTTGTCCCTTATTTGGGCGTGGGTTTAGGGGGCGCACTTCTTAAAAACCATGCTTTATTTCATAGTAATAATCAGTGTATTTCCTTGAACTCTTGCTCTCCGATTATTTCGGAAACCTTTGATTCCTCAAGCAATGGCTTTGCTATCCAGGGTATTGTGGGCTTCAGTTACTATCTGGATGATTTTACTACTCTTGGTCTTGATTTTAGATATCTTTCTACAGTCAATTTCAATAAAAATAATTCTACAACAAGTAGTAATTCCAATAATGGTAATTATGGGATAGGGACTATAAACCTCACAGCCAATTTTGCTCTTGAGAAAGCAGACTAA
- a CDS encoding transporter: MKCLFLSLKEIAVLLARISLIGLTTASYAGAPFISDDPLPLKYKQWEVIIFSGLDKNNDLFLEPYLFAPALEINYGPSEDLLLHALVPYAWALPSPAPLASGLGDIELGAKYRFLRETSKLPQIAFAPLLEVPTGSVNKNLGNGIPWGKLPIWAQKSWGKWTTYGGGGYVINTAPGMLNYFYSGWLLQKQLKDQLILGGEVFYQTAITAEGNYSVLLNAGGVYSFNKNFSLLFSAGHSIFGQNHLIAYLGLYWTFEKGVFSSTHHEKIEHKLFRNTN; the protein is encoded by the coding sequence ATGAAATGCTTGTTTTTAAGTTTGAAAGAAATTGCTGTCTTACTTGCCCGTATTTCTTTAATAGGTTTAACCACCGCTAGTTATGCTGGCGCCCCATTCATTAGCGATGATCCCTTACCCCTTAAATACAAGCAATGGGAAGTTATTATTTTTTCTGGTTTGGATAAAAACAATGATCTTTTTTTAGAACCGTATTTGTTTGCCCCAGCCCTAGAAATAAATTATGGCCCTTCTGAGGATTTGCTATTACACGCCCTTGTTCCTTACGCGTGGGCATTACCTAGCCCCGCCCCTTTGGCAAGTGGCTTGGGAGATATCGAGCTGGGAGCAAAATACAGATTTCTTCGCGAAACCTCAAAGTTACCCCAAATAGCCTTTGCTCCTCTACTTGAAGTACCTACAGGCAGTGTGAATAAGAATCTTGGAAATGGAATTCCATGGGGAAAACTTCCTATTTGGGCCCAAAAAAGCTGGGGAAAATGGACTACATATGGTGGAGGGGGTTATGTCATTAATACAGCACCTGGCATGCTTAATTATTTTTATAGCGGTTGGTTGTTACAAAAACAACTCAAAGATCAACTCATCTTAGGTGGGGAGGTATTTTATCAAACCGCGATAACAGCTGAGGGCAATTACTCAGTTCTTTTAAATGCAGGAGGAGTTTATAGTTTCAATAAAAATTTCTCCTTACTTTTTTCAGCCGGACATAGCATATTCGGACAAAATCATCTCATCGCTTACTTAGGGTTGTACTGGACTTTTGAGAAAGGCGTATTCTCTTCAACCCACCACGAAAAAATAGAGCATAAGCTATTTCGGAACACCAATTAA
- the serS gene encoding serine--tRNA ligase, whose protein sequence is MLDIQLLRDNPEFVASQLLKRGFQFDVLAFTNLEEKRKALQVATQALQNERNSRSKAIGEAKARGEDIEPMREDMSRLAKELEEKKGELDSLLEQIEAIALRLPNIPHESVPVGEDEHQNQEVRRWGNIPTFDFPVKSHDELGENLNQMDFALAAKLTGSRFVVMKNHLARLHRALIQFMLDVHTQHHGYQEIYVPYIVNADSLLGTGQLPKFEEDLFKLTGEHAYYLIPTAEIPVTNTVRDVLLEERVLPIRHACHSPCFRSEAGSYGKDTKGMIRQHQFEKVELVWITKPEDSYAALEQLVSHAETILQRLELPYRVVSLCTGDLGPSSAKTYDLEVWLPSQNMYREISSCSNMEAFQARRMKARYRKEQSREIELVHTLNGSGLAVGRTLVALMENYQDKEGNIHIPMALRPYLGGMECIKREV, encoded by the coding sequence ATGCTAGACATTCAATTATTACGGGATAATCCGGAGTTTGTTGCTTCACAGTTGTTAAAGCGAGGTTTTCAGTTTGACGTTTTAGCATTTACAAATTTAGAAGAGAAGCGTAAAGCCTTGCAGGTTGCAACACAAGCTTTGCAAAACGAACGTAATTCACGGTCAAAAGCCATTGGTGAAGCAAAGGCCCGGGGTGAAGATATTGAACCCATGCGTGAGGATATGAGTCGTCTTGCCAAGGAATTGGAAGAAAAAAAAGGTGAGCTGGATAGCTTGTTAGAGCAAATTGAAGCAATTGCTTTGAGATTGCCCAATATACCTCATGAGTCTGTTCCTGTGGGGGAAGATGAGCACCAGAATCAGGAAGTAAGACGTTGGGGCAACATTCCCACTTTTGATTTCCCTGTGAAGTCGCATGATGAACTCGGTGAGAATTTAAATCAAATGGATTTTGCTTTGGCAGCCAAACTTACCGGCAGCCGCTTCGTGGTCATGAAAAATCATTTGGCCAGACTGCATCGAGCGTTGATTCAATTTATGCTGGATGTACATACCCAACATCATGGCTATCAAGAAATTTATGTTCCCTACATAGTCAATGCGGACAGTTTGTTGGGTACCGGGCAATTACCCAAATTCGAAGAAGATTTATTCAAGCTGACTGGGGAACACGCATATTACTTAATCCCTACGGCAGAAATTCCCGTCACCAATACAGTACGCGATGTGCTTTTGGAGGAGCGCGTATTGCCTATTCGTCATGCATGCCATTCCCCATGCTTCCGCAGCGAGGCGGGCTCTTACGGTAAAGACACCAAAGGAATGATTAGGCAACACCAGTTTGAAAAGGTGGAATTGGTTTGGATTACCAAACCCGAAGACTCTTATGCCGCTTTGGAACAATTGGTAAGTCATGCTGAAACTATCCTGCAACGTTTAGAGTTACCTTATCGCGTGGTAAGCCTTTGCACTGGAGATTTGGGTCCTAGTTCAGCCAAAACCTATGATTTGGAAGTTTGGTTACCTAGCCAAAATATGTATCGGGAAATTTCATCCTGCTCCAATATGGAAGCATTCCAGGCGCGGCGTATGAAAGCGCGTTATAGAAAGGAACAATCCCGTGAAATTGAGCTTGTTCATACTCTGAATGGCTCTGGTCTTGCTGTCGGCAGAACCTTGGTTGCTTTGATGGAAAATTATCAGGATAAAGAAGGAAATATCCACATTCCCATGGCCTTAAGACCCTATTTAGGCGGTATGGAGTGTATTAAACGCGAAGTTTAG
- the lpxA gene encoding acyl-ACP--UDP-N-acetylglucosamine O-acyltransferase, with protein sequence MIDERAIIHPRAKLAKGVSVGPGAVIGADVEIGENTWIGPYAVIEGPTVIGKNNKIFQFASVGDEPQDITYKDEPTRLEIGDDNIIREYCMISRGTVKGGGVTRIGNKNFLMAYSHIGHDCMIGNQIILVSYAALSGHVTVGDYANIGGYAAVHQFCHVGAYAFIARASYVSKDVLPYLMISGDTTSACGINTVGLRRRGFSSEAIDGLRRAYKIIFRKGLTVQQAVAELELMQKECPEVVLMIDALNQSTRGIVR encoded by the coding sequence GTGATAGATGAACGAGCAATAATTCACCCCAGGGCCAAACTGGCAAAAGGGGTATCAGTAGGGCCCGGCGCTGTAATTGGTGCCGACGTGGAAATAGGTGAGAATACATGGATCGGTCCCTACGCTGTAATTGAGGGGCCAACAGTTATTGGAAAAAATAATAAAATTTTCCAATTTGCCTCTGTGGGCGATGAACCGCAAGATATAACGTACAAGGACGAACCTACGCGACTGGAAATCGGCGATGATAATATTATCCGCGAATATTGTATGATTAGCCGGGGAACGGTTAAAGGCGGGGGGGTTACCCGTATTGGAAACAAGAATTTTTTAATGGCCTATTCCCACATCGGGCATGATTGCATGATTGGCAACCAGATTATTTTAGTAAGTTATGCAGCATTGTCGGGACATGTCACTGTGGGCGATTATGCGAATATCGGCGGTTATGCAGCAGTACATCAATTCTGCCATGTGGGGGCTTATGCTTTTATTGCCAGAGCTTCCTATGTGAGTAAAGACGTACTTCCATACCTCATGATTTCCGGTGATACCACGTCAGCCTGCGGCATTAATACTGTCGGCTTACGCAGAAGAGGTTTTTCATCAGAAGCAATTGATGGTTTACGACGTGCTTACAAAATAATTTTCCGCAAAGGGTTAACAGTGCAACAAGCCGTTGCTGAATTGGAATTAATGCAAAAAGAATGCCCTGAAGTGGTTTTAATGATTGATGCGTTAAATCAATCCACACGTGGAATTGTTAGGTAA
- the fabZ gene encoding 3-hydroxyacyl-ACP dehydratase FabZ has translation MSEPIDIKQIFSLLPHRYPMILVDRVLDYKPFEHLTAIKNVTINENYFTGHFPENPIMPGVLMLEALAQACGLLAGLSQKPEENNGILHFFAGIDNAKFKHVVTPGDQLRLEVKFLGRKREFWRMHGEAYVGDKLACSADLLSAAKEIQK, from the coding sequence ATGAGTGAACCTATTGATATAAAGCAGATTTTTAGTCTGTTGCCCCATCGCTACCCGATGATTTTAGTAGACAGGGTACTCGATTACAAACCCTTTGAGCATTTAACTGCCATAAAAAACGTTACTATCAATGAAAATTATTTTACGGGCCATTTCCCGGAAAATCCGATTATGCCAGGGGTGTTGATGTTGGAGGCACTGGCACAAGCTTGTGGACTTTTAGCTGGATTATCTCAAAAACCAGAGGAAAATAATGGTATTCTGCATTTTTTTGCCGGGATTGATAATGCAAAATTCAAGCATGTGGTCACTCCAGGAGATCAATTACGTCTGGAAGTAAAATTTTTAGGCAGAAAAAGAGAATTTTGGCGTATGCATGGCGAAGCTTATGTAGGTGATAAACTGGCCTGTTCTGCGGATTTATTAAGTGCGGCAAAGGAAATTCAAAAGTGA
- the lpxD gene encoding UDP-3-O-(3-hydroxymyristoyl)glucosamine N-acyltransferase: MLTLAELANHLDGVWHGNAEHAIFCYASLARATSKDVAYYDNPLLLPALNTTLAGAVLLKSEHQHLFQGNTIVVSQPAQAMVQATRILSAPLSSVSGIDSTAIIHASAQLGQGVAIGPYSVIGAHTQVGDGVTIGANTVIESFVRLGNNSHIGHDVVVHTGCQLGEQVMINSGCVIGASPFNYLKQHGQWQPGFNAGAVVIANQVQIGSNTVIDRGSLSDTYLGSGVCIDNLVQIAHDVMVGKNTIIAGCAAVGAYVQIGADCIIGGASCIAAHVHLADDVVVTGMSTVSKSLAKPGIYSSGTLVHEHRRWRRNAARFRRLDDYMVKLSALEKKLNHIEEE, from the coding sequence TTGCTGACTTTAGCAGAACTAGCCAATCATTTAGATGGCGTGTGGCATGGGAATGCCGAGCACGCCATTTTTTGTTATGCTTCCCTTGCACGAGCTACATCAAAAGATGTCGCCTATTACGATAATCCTCTATTGCTTCCAGCTTTGAATACTACCTTGGCTGGTGCTGTTTTACTCAAATCAGAACATCAACATTTATTTCAGGGAAACACTATTGTTGTATCGCAACCAGCGCAAGCAATGGTGCAGGCCACCCGAATTTTATCAGCTCCCTTGTCTTCAGTTTCTGGCATCGATTCTACAGCCATCATCCATGCGTCCGCTCAACTAGGTCAAGGAGTAGCGATAGGGCCCTATAGTGTCATCGGTGCTCATACCCAAGTAGGGGATGGAGTGACCATAGGGGCCAATACGGTTATTGAATCTTTCGTGCGCCTTGGTAACAACAGCCATATCGGGCATGACGTAGTGGTTCATACCGGCTGCCAACTGGGTGAGCAAGTAATGATAAATTCTGGTTGTGTGATAGGGGCTTCTCCATTTAACTATTTAAAACAACATGGCCAGTGGCAACCCGGTTTTAACGCGGGGGCGGTTGTTATCGCCAATCAAGTTCAAATTGGTTCCAATACGGTGATTGACCGAGGCTCCTTAAGCGATACCTATTTGGGGTCAGGGGTCTGTATCGATAATTTAGTGCAGATAGCGCATGACGTGATGGTAGGTAAAAATACCATCATCGCCGGATGTGCGGCTGTAGGTGCTTATGTGCAAATCGGCGCTGATTGTATTATTGGAGGCGCAAGTTGCATTGCAGCCCATGTGCATTTGGCAGATGATGTGGTAGTTACGGGAATGTCTACAGTCAGTAAATCACTTGCCAAACCTGGAATTTATTCATCCGGTACCTTAGTTCATGAACATCGCCGCTGGCGCCGTAACGCGGCACGATTCAGGCGATTGGACGACTACATGGTAAAACTTTCTGCATTAGAGAAAAAGTTAAACCATATTGAAGAAGAATAA